A genomic window from Thermococcus nautili includes:
- a CDS encoding DUF447 domain-containing protein, whose amino-acid sequence MLDVFEEGKVYEVLLVTRSNVTPVGVVREGERLRFKLFPGKSFREVLETGKASLQLTNDPELLVRTALNLPVELEFVEVKGHRWIKGLPGLYGRVEWKVERWKDELGETEVLLCELIPEGEIEGTPPLRPFSRADCLLVEMAVLFTRYLVKPEEKLRARILEMHSLYRHLGGRSATADHMVSFLTGKTQKGH is encoded by the coding sequence ATGCTCGACGTTTTCGAGGAGGGGAAGGTTTACGAGGTTCTTCTCGTCACGCGCTCGAACGTTACCCCCGTTGGCGTCGTCCGGGAGGGCGAAAGGCTGAGGTTCAAGCTCTTCCCCGGGAAAAGCTTTCGCGAGGTTCTTGAAACCGGTAAGGCCTCACTTCAGCTCACCAACGACCCCGAACTGCTCGTCAGAACCGCTCTGAACCTTCCCGTCGAGCTGGAGTTCGTTGAGGTGAAAGGTCACCGCTGGATTAAAGGCCTTCCCGGCCTCTACGGGCGGGTGGAGTGGAAGGTTGAGCGCTGGAAAGATGAACTCGGCGAGACAGAGGTTCTGCTCTGTGAGCTGATTCCAGAGGGCGAAATCGAGGGAACTCCGCCACTCCGACCGTTCAGCAGGGCCGACTGCCTGCTCGTTGAGATGGCAGTCCTCTTCACGCGCTACCTCGTGAAACCGGAGGAGAAGCTAAGGGCCAGAATTCTGGAGATGCACTCCCTCTATAGACACCTCGGTGGTCGCTCCGCAACGGCCGACCACATGGTATCTTTTTTGACAGGGAAGACTCAAAAGGGACATTAA
- the rd gene encoding rubredoxin yields MAKWRCIICGYIYDEDEGNPEDGIEPGTRFEDLPEDWVCPLCGAPKDQFEKIE; encoded by the coding sequence GTGGCAAAGTGGAGATGCATAATCTGTGGATACATCTACGATGAAGACGAGGGCAACCCGGAGGACGGGATAGAGCCCGGAACCAGGTTTGAAGACCTTCCCGAGGACTGGGTCTGCCCGCTCTGCGGGGCTCCAAAGGACCAGTTTGAAAAGATAGAGTGA
- a CDS encoding iron-sulfur cluster assembly protein: protein MKVYSPDREWPEPYRAVIEELKKITDPVTGGDILDSGVVAGLEVTDDTLKIWLRFESHAEYNIIGESPIAYSKIIGDIMERFALVKFDNVYVYDLGNNVVGKFENRKGYRPEDISGERV from the coding sequence ATGAAGGTTTACAGTCCAGATAGGGAGTGGCCCGAGCCATACAGGGCCGTCATCGAGGAGCTGAAGAAAATAACCGACCCGGTTACCGGTGGCGACATCCTCGATTCTGGCGTTGTGGCGGGTCTTGAGGTCACCGACGACACGCTCAAAATCTGGCTTCGCTTCGAGAGCCACGCCGAGTACAACATCATAGGCGAGAGCCCCATAGCGTACTCCAAGATAATCGGCGACATAATGGAGCGGTTTGCACTGGTCAAGTTCGACAACGTCTACGTCTACGACCTCGGGAACAACGTTGTTGGAAAGTTCGAGAACAGGAAGGGCTACAGGCCTGAAGATATCTCGGGAGAGAGGGTTTGA
- a CDS encoding metallophosphoesterase has translation MARRLLALLIAFATALSALGAVPALAQDYSTTYSDYVYLPAPVVPAFAIPGGTFKLYPKEGLQVESVTAVSILHGPYDLQIVSKDDKSITLQTPDDIAPDDYFLLIKTDKGTLVLPNGLKVFKEWPKTLKIAWTSDTHVTTGAKVGFVCDQYFQSNVYKLEEMCSNPIPLHSVVATYSAYQYWAMNGATIMINTGDEVDTSGDVTGYQIIYNITKLASASGLPVVGIKGNHDDPPTVYTQVLGPKYFYVTIGKFIIIGLDTGGDRGYPTMDEIEWMEKVLDEHKGYIPIVLYHHPYFFNPRWNYLGGVIKDLDPSTDWDQIKEYVGRYWGADQEVAKRFLEDVVKYNIPLTMSGHIHHDMYWLYIDKEGHKHYFLTLTSTGAPDKEPNPPANPRHSPTWYGSNLVVIDENGNVEMPYTPVKIENDKVRSDFISVPVPQEFMIFKHQTGFGTALKFINELNNSVTGPIVIPVPANAKVDPSVTNVTYKVIASREIAGQYYMLLNVTIPQGVSQLVVDTGKDTEKPVVQIAYLQPSHPKPDSQFTVYFTAQDNLGIRDLYAVLYDSNGNIVKYGKVEEFPAEPSSGKPGDTFYIVELPGLKAGKYKLEIVAEDFYGNKAVVTKELNIAESKPSAGSTTPTSTAREKGGICGPAAIVGLAIAPLLLRRRK, from the coding sequence ATGGCCAGACGGCTGTTGGCTCTGTTAATAGCTTTTGCGACCGCACTTTCTGCACTTGGAGCGGTTCCAGCGCTGGCTCAGGACTACTCAACGACCTACAGCGACTACGTTTACCTGCCCGCGCCCGTTGTTCCGGCCTTCGCAATTCCTGGAGGCACATTCAAGCTCTACCCCAAGGAAGGCCTTCAGGTTGAGTCAGTGACTGCCGTTTCAATCCTTCACGGCCCGTACGACCTTCAGATAGTCTCGAAGGACGACAAGTCCATCACCCTGCAGACCCCCGACGACATTGCCCCGGATGACTACTTCCTCCTCATAAAGACCGACAAGGGAACCCTCGTTCTCCCGAACGGTCTCAAGGTCTTCAAGGAGTGGCCGAAGACCCTCAAGATTGCCTGGACGAGTGACACCCACGTCACCACCGGTGCAAAGGTCGGTTTCGTCTGCGACCAGTACTTCCAGAGCAACGTCTACAAGCTTGAGGAGATGTGCTCGAACCCGATTCCGCTCCACAGCGTTGTGGCAACTTACAGCGCCTACCAGTACTGGGCCATGAACGGTGCTACCATAATGATAAACACCGGTGATGAGGTTGACACGAGCGGTGACGTTACCGGATACCAGATAATCTACAACATAACCAAGCTCGCCTCCGCTTCCGGCCTTCCTGTCGTTGGAATCAAGGGCAACCACGACGACCCGCCGACCGTTTACACCCAGGTTCTCGGCCCCAAGTACTTCTACGTCACCATCGGCAAGTTCATCATAATCGGCCTTGACACCGGAGGAGACCGCGGTTACCCGACGATGGACGAGATTGAGTGGATGGAGAAGGTTCTCGACGAGCACAAGGGTTACATTCCGATAGTCCTCTACCACCACCCGTACTTCTTCAACCCGCGCTGGAACTACCTCGGCGGTGTTATCAAGGACCTTGACCCGAGCACCGATTGGGACCAGATTAAGGAGTACGTTGGTCGCTACTGGGGTGCCGACCAGGAGGTCGCGAAGCGCTTCCTTGAGGACGTCGTTAAGTACAACATCCCGCTCACGATGAGCGGCCACATTCACCACGACATGTACTGGCTCTACATTGACAAGGAGGGTCACAAGCACTACTTCCTCACCCTCACCTCGACCGGTGCTCCCGACAAGGAGCCGAACCCACCGGCCAACCCGAGGCACAGCCCGACCTGGTACGGAAGCAACTTGGTCGTCATAGATGAGAACGGCAACGTAGAAATGCCCTACACCCCCGTCAAGATTGAGAACGACAAGGTCAGGAGCGACTTCATCAGCGTCCCCGTTCCGCAGGAGTTCATGATATTCAAGCACCAGACGGGCTTTGGAACCGCCCTCAAGTTCATCAACGAGCTCAACAACAGCGTTACCGGCCCGATTGTCATCCCGGTTCCGGCCAACGCCAAGGTCGACCCGAGCGTCACCAACGTCACCTACAAGGTTATAGCCTCAAGGGAGATAGCCGGCCAGTACTACATGCTCCTCAACGTGACGATTCCACAGGGAGTCTCCCAGCTCGTCGTTGACACCGGAAAGGACACCGAGAAGCCGGTCGTTCAGATTGCCTACCTCCAGCCCAGCCACCCCAAGCCCGACTCACAGTTCACCGTTTACTTCACCGCCCAGGACAACCTTGGCATCAGGGACCTCTACGCGGTTCTCTACGACTCGAACGGCAACATCGTCAAGTACGGCAAGGTTGAGGAGTTCCCGGCCGAGCCCTCAAGCGGAAAGCCCGGCGACACCTTCTACATCGTCGAGCTTCCGGGACTCAAGGCAGGCAAGTACAAGCTTGAGATAGTGGCCGAGGACTTCTACGGAAACAAGGCCGTCGTCACCAAGGAGCTCAACATAGCCGAGAGCAAGCCATCCGCGGGCTCGACTACTCCGACGTCAACTGCCAGAGAGAAGGGCGGAATCTGCGGACCGGCCGCGATAGTCGGACTCGCCATAGCCCCGCTCCTCCTCAGGAGGAGGAAGTGA
- a CDS encoding iron-sulfur cluster assembly protein gives MLLPDFLRPRKRPEPGPRKDIPGEVKRVVKLLERVKDPETGLNIVGEGLVYGLTVEGKRVEVFLLMARSTPECHFCQMLAINVQRKILDEIVSILKTEGFNTVKVYNELGLLLAEG, from the coding sequence ATGCTCCTCCCGGACTTTTTACGGCCCAGAAAGAGACCGGAGCCGGGTCCGAGGAAGGACATCCCCGGGGAAGTCAAGCGCGTTGTGAAGTTGCTTGAGAGGGTTAAAGACCCTGAAACTGGCCTCAACATCGTCGGAGAGGGTCTCGTCTACGGCCTCACCGTTGAAGGGAAGCGCGTCGAGGTCTTTCTCCTCATGGCCCGCTCCACGCCGGAGTGTCATTTCTGCCAGATGCTGGCGATAAACGTCCAAAGGAAGATACTGGACGAGATAGTTTCGATTCTCAAAACGGAAGGGTTTAATACCGTGAAGGTGTATAACGAACTCGGACTGCTTTTAGCGGAGGGATGA
- a CDS encoding DUF2283 domain-containing protein — MERSVRGIQPIDYDPVGDSLFVSVPNRKYEYSIMVGDDLILDFGRIPPGEKQTIVGFELLNASEKFGIDRHLLKNIRRLHAEITIDEKTVKLKLSLVISHRRKERERSKVLEVANLGVPPMVSSINI; from the coding sequence ATGGAGAGAAGTGTTAGAGGGATACAACCCATTGACTACGACCCGGTAGGGGATTCTCTGTTCGTGAGCGTTCCTAATCGGAAGTATGAGTACTCCATCATGGTCGGCGATGATTTAATCCTCGATTTTGGAAGGATTCCCCCCGGTGAAAAACAGACCATTGTGGGGTTTGAGCTGTTAAACGCTTCAGAAAAATTTGGAATTGATAGACACCTTTTGAAGAACATCAGGAGACTTCACGCGGAGATAACCATCGATGAAAAAACCGTTAAGCTAAAACTCTCGCTGGTCATCTCCCATCGTAGAAAAGAAAGAGAGCGCTCCAAGGTCTTAGAAGTGGCGAATTTAGGAGTTCCACCAATGGTTTCTTCCATCAACATCTGA
- a CDS encoding TIGR01177 family methyltransferase, producing the protein MLYVEILGNLPEMARDEVKAMLELGGGKIVGQDYLFLKVDAPERAFLFLDRLGLAHEYGELLVEAESVDELLRKAREVDWPIEGTFKVDTETMANCRHDVLDLPRKLGAVIHSQGHRVNLSRPDTLVRVYCGERLYAGIRLRFFDPKDFERRKAHHRPFFRPISLHPRVSRALVNLTKATKELLDPMMGAGGILIEAGLLGLKVYGVDIKPEMVEGAEMNLRHYGVKDYELKLGDATRLEELFPGKEFEAVATDPPYGTAATLAGRRRDELYRAVLRSIHSVLKPGGRLAVAFPTSFDGKGEAEKLGFKTLGRYYQRVHKSLERYFYVFEK; encoded by the coding sequence ATGCTCTACGTTGAGATACTCGGAAACCTGCCGGAGATGGCGAGGGACGAGGTAAAGGCGATGCTCGAACTCGGGGGAGGGAAGATAGTCGGCCAGGACTACCTCTTTCTAAAGGTTGACGCTCCCGAGAGGGCCTTCCTCTTCCTCGACCGCCTCGGATTGGCTCACGAATACGGTGAGCTACTGGTGGAGGCAGAGTCCGTTGACGAGCTCCTCAGGAAGGCCAGAGAGGTGGATTGGCCGATTGAAGGCACGTTTAAGGTTGACACCGAGACGATGGCCAACTGCAGGCACGACGTCCTCGACCTGCCGAGGAAGCTCGGGGCGGTGATTCACTCCCAGGGCCACCGCGTGAACCTCTCAAGGCCTGACACGCTCGTCCGCGTTTACTGCGGTGAAAGGCTCTACGCGGGGATAAGGCTACGCTTCTTCGACCCCAAGGACTTTGAGAGGCGAAAGGCCCACCACAGGCCGTTTTTCCGGCCGATTTCGCTCCACCCGAGGGTTTCGCGCGCGCTGGTGAACCTGACGAAGGCCACCAAAGAGCTCCTCGACCCCATGATGGGAGCCGGCGGGATACTCATCGAGGCTGGCCTGCTCGGGCTCAAGGTTTACGGCGTTGACATAAAGCCCGAGATGGTTGAAGGGGCCGAGATGAACCTCCGGCACTACGGCGTGAAGGATTACGAGCTGAAGCTCGGCGACGCGACGAGGCTCGAAGAGCTCTTTCCAGGGAAGGAGTTCGAGGCGGTGGCGACGGACCCTCCCTACGGAACCGCTGCGACACTCGCGGGAAGGAGGCGGGACGAGCTCTACAGGGCGGTTTTGAGGAGCATCCACAGCGTCCTTAAACCCGGAGGAAGGCTCGCGGTAGCGTTTCCGACGAGCTTCGACGGAAAGGGTGAGGCCGAAAAGCTCGGCTTCAAAACGCTCGGACGCTACTACCAGAGGGTTCACAAGAGCCTTGAGAGATACTTCTACGTGTTCGAGAAGTGA
- a CDS encoding rubrerythrin family protein → MPVERAMTRKFLEDAFAGESMAHMKYLIFAEQAEKEGFPKVAKLFRAIAYAEFVHAKNHFIALGKLGKTEENLKEAIAGETFEVEEMYPVYKNAAEFQGEKEAVRSTHYALEAEKLHAELYEKAKESVAKGEDIEVGKVYICPVCGYTAVDEAPERCPVCGLPGEKFVVFE, encoded by the coding sequence ATGCCCGTTGAGAGAGCCATGACCAGGAAGTTTTTGGAGGACGCCTTTGCCGGCGAGAGCATGGCCCACATGAAGTACCTGATTTTTGCCGAGCAGGCCGAGAAGGAGGGTTTTCCGAAGGTTGCCAAGCTTTTTAGAGCGATAGCCTACGCGGAGTTCGTCCACGCGAAGAACCACTTCATAGCTTTGGGTAAGCTCGGGAAGACCGAGGAGAACCTGAAGGAAGCAATAGCGGGCGAGACCTTCGAGGTCGAGGAGATGTACCCCGTTTACAAGAACGCCGCCGAGTTCCAGGGTGAGAAAGAGGCCGTCAGGAGCACACACTACGCCCTTGAGGCCGAGAAGCTTCACGCCGAGCTTTATGAGAAGGCCAAAGAGAGTGTTGCTAAGGGCGAGGATATAGAGGTTGGGAAAGTCTACATCTGCCCGGTCTGTGGCTACACTGCCGTGGACGAGGCCCCGGAGCGCTGTCCCGTGTGCGGTCTGCCGGGCGAAAAGTTCGTGGTCTTTGAGTGA
- a CDS encoding ferritin family protein: protein MVPPELDEGLPLERIKDFSLEELLGMAIKAEIGARQFYESLAERVEIGELKEKVSWLAGEEKKHEELLRKIYADFFPGKEMVFPKEHIGPELQPVARKLDKVEDVIDLIRWAMKAEEIAAKFYAELENMVEDERKKRLMRYLSDMEWGHYYNLKAEYELLLDWAMYDQMMHVGP from the coding sequence ATGGTTCCGCCCGAACTCGACGAGGGGCTTCCCCTCGAACGGATTAAGGACTTCTCGCTTGAAGAACTCCTCGGAATGGCCATAAAGGCCGAAATCGGTGCGAGGCAGTTCTACGAGAGCTTGGCCGAGAGGGTTGAGATAGGGGAGCTGAAGGAAAAGGTGAGCTGGCTCGCCGGCGAGGAGAAGAAGCACGAGGAACTGCTGAGGAAGATTTACGCTGACTTCTTCCCCGGAAAGGAAATGGTCTTTCCAAAGGAGCACATAGGACCGGAGCTCCAGCCCGTTGCCAGGAAGCTTGATAAAGTGGAAGACGTAATCGACCTAATCAGGTGGGCGATGAAGGCCGAGGAGATAGCGGCTAAGTTCTACGCCGAGCTTGAGAACATGGTCGAGGACGAGAGGAAGAAGAGGCTAATGCGCTACCTCAGCGACATGGAGTGGGGCCACTACTACAACCTCAAAGCTGAATATGAGCTCCTCCTCGACTGGGCGATGTATGACCAGATGATGCATGTGGGGCCTTGA
- a CDS encoding ABC transporter ATP-binding protein — MVDVKLENIVKTFDGTTALKGISLHIKHKELFTLLGPSGCGKSTTLRIIAGLDYPDSGHIYFGDEEVTYLPSYQRGAVLVFQNYALWPHMTVFDNVAYGLKIRKVPKEEIKRKVEWALELVKLKGFENRYPTQLSGGQQQRVAIARALVVEPKVLLLDEPLSNLDAKLRLEMRSEIRRIQRELGITVIYVTHDQEEAMAISDRIAVMNVGTVEQVGTPRDIYERPRTEFVASFMGKTNVIPAKVVERNGDKVTVEFESFRLDGLHYTEKSDNVVLVIRPERIKFRPGENTVSLEGTVDLIEYYGFFTEVVGLFGETRIIARAISDKEIANLRPTQPVTFYIDRDDIIVLPKQNL; from the coding sequence ATGGTTGACGTTAAGCTTGAGAACATCGTGAAAACCTTCGATGGAACGACCGCGTTAAAGGGGATAAGCCTTCACATAAAGCACAAGGAGCTCTTCACCCTGCTCGGCCCGAGCGGGTGTGGAAAGTCCACGACCCTGAGGATTATAGCGGGCCTCGACTACCCCGACAGCGGGCACATATACTTCGGCGACGAGGAGGTCACCTACCTCCCATCCTACCAGCGCGGTGCCGTTCTCGTCTTCCAGAACTACGCCCTCTGGCCCCACATGACGGTCTTCGACAACGTCGCCTACGGCCTCAAGATTAGGAAGGTGCCCAAGGAGGAAATCAAGAGGAAGGTCGAGTGGGCGCTCGAGCTCGTCAAGCTCAAGGGCTTCGAGAACCGCTATCCCACACAGCTTTCCGGCGGACAGCAGCAGCGTGTGGCAATAGCTAGGGCGCTCGTTGTCGAGCCGAAGGTTCTCCTCCTTGACGAGCCGTTGAGCAACCTTGACGCCAAGTTGAGACTTGAGATGCGTTCGGAAATCAGGAGAATCCAGCGCGAGCTCGGAATCACCGTCATCTACGTCACCCACGACCAGGAGGAGGCAATGGCCATAAGCGACAGGATTGCCGTCATGAACGTCGGAACCGTCGAGCAGGTCGGAACACCAAGGGACATCTACGAGAGGCCGAGGACCGAGTTCGTGGCGAGCTTCATGGGCAAGACCAACGTCATTCCGGCTAAGGTCGTCGAGAGGAACGGCGATAAGGTCACCGTTGAGTTTGAGAGCTTCCGCCTCGACGGGCTCCACTACACCGAGAAGAGCGACAACGTCGTCCTCGTAATAAGGCCGGAGCGCATAAAGTTCAGGCCCGGCGAGAACACCGTCTCGCTCGAGGGAACCGTTGACCTCATCGAGTACTACGGCTTCTTCACCGAGGTCGTCGGCCTCTTCGGCGAGACGAGAATCATAGCCAGAGCCATAAGCGACAAGGAGATAGCCAACCTCAGGCCGACCCAGCCGGTTACCTTCTACATCGACAGGGACGACATAATCGTCCTCCCCAAGCAGAACCTCTGA
- a CDS encoding ferritin-like domain-containing protein, which yields MDELEALALALEVEKAEMRFYLDLAGRTKDEKAKKMFLFLAKEEADHWAEFEEKFLERVAEECKLPAVSEELLEKLLVKAGEIESEVDAVRIGMEQEKLTWEFYEKAAKEAMHESVKRLFEELAKIEKAHYELLKAQYDSVMKTGIWMDYQDFSLEVD from the coding sequence ATGGACGAGCTTGAGGCTTTAGCTTTGGCCCTGGAGGTTGAGAAGGCCGAGATGCGCTTTTACCTCGACCTCGCAGGGAGGACTAAGGACGAGAAAGCTAAGAAGATGTTCCTTTTCCTGGCCAAGGAGGAGGCCGACCACTGGGCGGAGTTCGAGGAGAAGTTCCTTGAGCGCGTCGCAGAGGAGTGCAAGTTGCCAGCCGTAAGTGAAGAGCTCCTCGAAAAGCTTCTCGTCAAGGCCGGGGAGATTGAAAGCGAAGTCGATGCCGTGAGGATTGGAATGGAGCAGGAAAAGCTCACGTGGGAGTTCTACGAGAAGGCCGCGAAGGAAGCAATGCACGAGTCGGTTAAAAGGCTCTTCGAGGAGCTGGCGAAGATAGAGAAGGCCCACTACGAGCTGCTCAAAGCGCAGTATGACTCGGTGATGAAGACCGGCATCTGGATGGACTACCAGGACTTCAGCCTTGAGGTGGACTGA
- a CDS encoding DUF996 domain-containing protein — MTVKGKFAPVGGREYLLAGSLLMVLSNLFGIFSLIAFGLGLVVYLIGLYLWSVDVDSRPLKLFLLETALFLVAVFLLSWSPKWVLLKPSWDIYKLINLLAPAYPAFVASALVYRLRMGLFAESTGELNFNLAGNLYLVGALLFPVLIGVVLMSIARLVEAYSYWNLPLAARKDVPFNFSKRKVLAVFVASLLLSPVLFNVPFPSYDGLARSNGVAVYWSTSDSPAVVDVLIKVPENFCGAGVYVDGIKVGQKYESMTFWGPFQSLLALSGDEVIRYHVELFKSPENVTVMVCVRNVKYVHTLEGYAQEWVENWTNMTFQLSGEK; from the coding sequence GTGACAGTTAAAGGAAAGTTTGCTCCGGTTGGTGGCAGAGAATACCTGCTGGCCGGGAGTCTGCTGATGGTGCTGTCCAATCTCTTCGGCATTTTCTCGCTTATAGCCTTTGGACTCGGGCTCGTGGTTTACCTGATTGGTCTCTACCTCTGGAGCGTGGACGTTGACTCAAGACCTCTGAAGCTGTTCCTGCTTGAGACGGCTCTATTCCTAGTTGCCGTCTTCCTCCTCAGCTGGAGCCCGAAGTGGGTCCTCCTCAAACCCTCGTGGGACATTTACAAGCTCATTAACTTACTGGCACCGGCGTATCCTGCCTTTGTTGCCAGCGCGCTCGTTTATAGACTCAGGATGGGCCTGTTCGCGGAGTCAACCGGGGAGCTGAACTTCAACCTAGCCGGGAATCTGTATCTCGTCGGTGCCCTGCTGTTCCCCGTCTTGATTGGCGTCGTTTTAATGAGTATCGCCCGCCTCGTGGAGGCCTACTCCTATTGGAATCTGCCCCTAGCCGCCAGGAAGGACGTTCCCTTCAATTTCTCAAAGAGGAAAGTCCTCGCGGTTTTCGTGGCTTCCCTGCTTCTCTCTCCGGTTCTCTTCAACGTTCCCTTCCCAAGCTACGATGGCTTGGCGCGCTCAAATGGCGTTGCCGTTTACTGGAGTACCTCTGACTCTCCTGCGGTCGTGGACGTTCTCATCAAGGTTCCCGAGAACTTCTGCGGGGCGGGGGTTTACGTTGATGGCATTAAAGTTGGGCAAAAGTACGAGTCAATGACATTCTGGGGCCCGTTCCAGTCACTCCTCGCCCTCTCCGGCGACGAGGTTATAAGATACCACGTGGAGCTCTTCAAGAGCCCTGAAAACGTGACGGTTATGGTATGCGTACGAAACGTCAAGTACGTGCACACCCTAGAAGGCTACGCTCAGGAATGGGTTGAGAACTGGACAAACATGACGTTCCAGCTCTCGGGAGAAAAATAA
- a CDS encoding class II SORL domain-containing protein, protein MLSETIKSGDWKGEKHVPVIEYEKEGDLVRVEVSVGKEIPHPNTPEHHIAWIELYFHPEGENFPILVGRVAFTNHSDPLTEPRAVFFFRTQKKGKLYALSYCNIHGLWENEVALE, encoded by the coding sequence ATGCTGAGCGAAACCATAAAGAGTGGAGACTGGAAGGGGGAGAAGCACGTCCCCGTTATAGAGTACGAGAAGGAGGGCGACCTCGTCAGGGTCGAGGTCAGCGTCGGCAAGGAGATACCGCACCCGAACACCCCGGAGCACCACATAGCGTGGATTGAGCTCTACTTCCACCCGGAGGGGGAGAACTTCCCGATTCTCGTCGGCAGGGTTGCCTTTACCAACCACAGCGACCCGCTGACCGAGCCGAGGGCGGTGTTCTTCTTCAGAACTCAGAAGAAGGGCAAGCTCTACGCGCTCAGCTACTGCAACATCCACGGCCTCTGGGAGAACGAGGTCGCGCTCGAGTGA
- a CDS encoding ferritin family protein — protein MLAKYPFELPKDRPLSKKEIAQALRWAIEAELDAISFYEQLAEHIEDEKIRHVFLDVANEEKEHFGEFLAVLFAVDEELAKYMKEGFEEVEEETGIKVEL, from the coding sequence ATGCTGGCTAAATACCCGTTTGAGTTGCCGAAGGACCGGCCGTTGAGCAAGAAGGAAATCGCCCAGGCCCTTCGCTGGGCCATAGAAGCCGAGCTCGACGCGATAAGCTTCTACGAGCAGTTGGCGGAGCACATTGAAGACGAAAAGATTAGGCACGTCTTCCTTGACGTCGCCAACGAGGAGAAGGAGCACTTTGGAGAGTTCCTGGCGGTTCTCTTCGCCGTTGACGAGGAGCTCGCGAAGTATATGAAGGAGGGCTTTGAGGAGGTTGAAGAAGAAACGGGGATAAAGGTGGAGCTTTGA
- a CDS encoding GNAT family N-acetyltransferase: MGIEMVKDPLALKEELLRFVFDVYRSTNGAYPALEWVEEKPSPDDFEGFRRVYEPFLEFRLGEEFDELYLMREDGRIAGTVALVYNLEGKEIHWVPDELKNERTGLIEFFMTGPEYRGRGYGKALLDFAVKRLLELGKTPYVVTFPWLEAYNYYLRKGFEKVMDYGEFVVLRWEQP, from the coding sequence ATGGGTATCGAGATGGTCAAAGACCCGCTCGCCCTGAAGGAAGAGCTTTTGAGGTTCGTCTTCGATGTTTACCGCTCAACGAACGGCGCTTATCCCGCCCTGGAGTGGGTTGAGGAGAAGCCCTCGCCTGACGACTTCGAAGGTTTCAGGCGGGTTTATGAGCCGTTTCTCGAGTTCAGACTCGGAGAGGAGTTCGACGAGCTCTACCTAATGAGGGAGGATGGAAGAATCGCCGGAACCGTGGCGCTCGTCTACAACCTCGAGGGCAAGGAAATCCACTGGGTTCCCGATGAGCTGAAGAACGAAAGAACGGGCCTAATTGAGTTCTTCATGACCGGCCCGGAATACAGGGGAAGGGGGTACGGAAAGGCCCTGCTCGATTTCGCGGTGAAGAGGCTCCTTGAGCTCGGAAAGACACCCTACGTTGTAACGTTTCCCTGGCTTGAAGCCTACAACTACTACCTCAGAAAGGGTTTCGAGAAGGTCATGGACTACGGGGAGTTCGTGGTGCTCAGGTGGGAACAACCTTAA
- a CDS encoding alanyl-tRNA editing protein, with the protein MTRKLYYEDAYLKEAKAKVLEVKEDALLLDQTIFYPTGGGQPHDRGTINGVEVLDVYKDDEGNVWHVVAEPEKFKPGDEVELKLDWDYRYKLMRIHSAMHLLEHVLNVVLPEKWEPYGSGMSAEKGRLDIVYPENVNKWKQEIIETFNRLVDEGGEMRIWWEGDTRYTQIRDFEVIPCGGTHVRDIKEIGHLKKFKRSSLGKGKQRLEIWLED; encoded by the coding sequence ATGACCCGCAAGCTCTATTACGAGGACGCCTACCTCAAGGAGGCCAAGGCGAAGGTTCTCGAAGTGAAGGAGGACGCCCTGCTCCTCGACCAGACGATTTTCTACCCGACCGGTGGAGGCCAGCCCCACGACAGGGGAACGATAAACGGCGTTGAGGTTCTGGACGTCTACAAGGACGATGAAGGCAACGTCTGGCACGTCGTTGCGGAACCGGAGAAGTTCAAGCCCGGTGACGAGGTTGAGCTCAAGCTCGACTGGGACTACCGCTACAAGCTAATGAGAATCCACAGCGCCATGCACCTCCTCGAGCACGTCCTCAACGTCGTCCTGCCCGAGAAGTGGGAGCCCTACGGAAGCGGAATGAGCGCCGAGAAGGGCAGGCTCGACATCGTTTACCCGGAGAACGTGAACAAGTGGAAGCAAGAAATAATCGAGACCTTCAACAGGCTCGTTGACGAAGGCGGAGAGATGAGAATATGGTGGGAAGGTGACACCCGCTACACCCAGATAAGGGACTTCGAGGTCATTCCCTGCGGGGGAACCCACGTGAGGGACATAAAGGAAATCGGCCACCTGAAGAAATTCAAGCGCTCCAGCCTCGGAAAGGGAAAGCAGAGGCTCGAAATCTGGCTTGAGGACTAA